The Prunus persica cultivar Lovell chromosome G7, Prunus_persica_NCBIv2, whole genome shotgun sequence genome has a segment encoding these proteins:
- the LOC109950392 gene encoding uncharacterized protein LOC109950392, translated as MVYDNSNSCPPSPELTASLADRSIVEFLTPSDGVVMRDHTGILLDGITHCFQSLSAVQAECHAIRSGLEMAYVRGFTNVIVETDFKVCFAAVQEDISVSNWTLYPILYDIRMLKVSFSSLRWAWTTRDANHAADWVASQARRGLCAEAWVIRPPTALVYILSRDGLPCPPN; from the exons ATGGTGTATGACAATTCAAATTCCTGCCCACCATCGCCAGAACTCACGGCCTCCTTGGCGGATAGAAGTATTGTGGAATTTCTCACTC CTTCTGATGGAGTTGTGATGAGGGATCATACTGGTATTTTGCTTGATGGCATTACACATTGTTTCCAATCATTATCAGCTGTGCAGGCTGAATGTCATGCGATCCGGAGTGGATTGGAGATGGCATATGTACGAGGTTTCACCAATGTTATTGTGGAAACTGATTTCAAGGTTTGTTTTGCTGCTGTCCAAGAAGATATTTCTGTCTCAAACTGGACTCTTTACCCTATTCTCTATGACATTAGAATGCTAAAAGTTTCATTCTCTTCTCTCCGGTGGGCATGGACTACTCGAGACGCAAACCATGCAGCTGACTGGGTGGCTTCGCAAGCACGAAGGGGGTTGTGTGCTGAGGCTTGGGTCATTCGACCTCCAACTGCCCTGGTCTACATACTTTCACGGGATGGATTACCTTGCCCACCGAACTAG
- the LOC18771579 gene encoding D-lactate dehydrogenase [cytochrome], mitochondrial, translating into MAMSSWFSRLRCSSKCFFNSLALRTSVSRKLVRTQTTINSESTRNPFLFWSRSLLPIALAVSAGSLALHPQSDPSLCEAPSVNSRAELVVKGSHKEVPRELIDELKAICQDNMTLDYEERYNHGKPQNSFHKAVNIPDVVVFPRSEEQVSKIVNSCDKHKVPIVPYGGATSLEGHTLSPNGGVCIDMSLMNRVKALHVEDMDVVVEPGVGWMELNEYLEPYGLFFPLDPGPGATIGGMCATRCSGSLAVRYGTMRDNVISLKVVLANGDVVKTASRARKSAAGYDLTRLVIGSEGTLGVITEVTLRLQKIPQYSVVAVCNFPTVKDAADVAIATMLSGIQVSRVELLDEVQVRAINIANGKSLPETPTLMFEFIGTEAYSREQTLIVKKIASEHNGSDFVFAEDPETKKELWKMRKEALWACFAMEPNFEAMISDVCVPLSCLAELISRSKQELDASELICTVIAHAGDGNFHTVILFDPNNEEHRQEAQRLNHFMVHTALSMEGTCTGEHGVGTGKMKYLEQELGMEALKTMKRIKAALDPNNTMNPGKLIPSHVCF; encoded by the exons ATGGCAATGTCGTCGTGGTTCTCTCGCCTACGCTGTTCCTCAAAGTGCTTCTTCAACTCCTTGGCTCTACGAACCTCAGTGTCCCGCAAGCTTGTCAGAACTCAGACAACCATAAACTCTGAGAGCACAAGAAACCCATTTCTATTCTGGTCGCGCTCGCTGCTTCCAATTGCTCTCGCAGTCTCAGCTGGATCACTTGCCCTCCATCCCCAGTCAGACCCATCACTCTGTGAAGCTCCCAGTGTCAATTCTCG CGCCGAGTTAGTGGTTAAAGGCTCGCACAAGGAAGTCCCACGAGAGCTTATTGATGAATTGAAGGCTATTTGTCAA GATAATATGACACTGGATTATGAGGAGAGGTATAACCATGGAAAACCACAAAACAGCTTTCACAAAGCAGTTAATATTCCTGATGTGGTTGTTTTCCCTAG GTCCGAAGAGCAAGTTTCTAAGATAGTCAATTCATGTGACAAGCATAAG GTACCCATTGTACCATATGGTGGAGCTACATCACTTGAGGGTCACACCTTGTCTCCCAATGGAGGGGTTTGCATAGACATGTCATTAATGAAT cgTGTTAAAGCATTACATGTTGAGGACATGGATGTGGTTGTTGAGCCTGGGGTTGGATGGATGGAGCTTAATGAATACCTGGAGCCTTATGGTCTATTCTTTCCCCTGGATCCAG GGCCTGGTGCAACAATTGGAGGAATGTGTGCTACACGTTGCTCTGGATCCCTAGCTGTTAG GTATGGAACCATGCGTGATAATGTCATCAGTCTCAAg GTAGTTCTTGCAAATGGAGATGTTGTGAAGACTGCATCTCGTGCTCGAAAGAGTGCTGCAGG GTATGATTTAACCCGCCTGGTGATTGGTAGTGAAGGAACTCTTGGTGTAATAACAGAAGTCACTTTACGGCTTCAAAAAATTCCACAATATTCAGTG GTTGCTGTGTGTAATTTTCCTACAGTTAAGGATGCAGCAGATGTTGCTATTGCTACTATGCTGTCTGGAATACAG GTGTCAAGGGTTGAACTACTGGATGAGGTTCAAGTGAGGGCTATCAACATTGCTAATGGGAAGAGTTTGCCTGAAACTCCGACTTTAATGTTCGAATTTATAGGCACAG AGGCATATTCCCGTGAACAAACCCTTATAGTTAAGAAGATTGCTTCTGAACACAACGGGTCAGACTTTGTTTTTGCGGAAGATCCTGAAACTAAAAAGGAACTTTGGAAG ATGAGGAAGGAGGCACTTTGGGCATGCTTTGCAATGGAGCCTAATTTCGAGGCAATGATTTCG GACGTATGTGTTCCTCTATCGTGCCTTGCAGAATTGATATCAAGGTCCAAACAAGAGCTGGATGCATCAGAACTGATTTG CACAGTTATTGCTCATGCTGGTGATGGGAACTTCCACACAGTGATTCTTTTTGACCCTAACAATGAAGAACATCGACAAGAAGCACAGAGACTAAACCATTTTATGGTCCATACTGCCTTGTCAATGGAAG GAACATGTACGGGTGAACATGGCGTTGGTACAGGAAAAATGAAG TATCTGGAACAAGAATTGGGGATGGAGGCTTTGAAGACaatgaaaagaataaaagcaGCATTAGATCCGAACAATACTATGAATCCAGGAAAGCTTATCCCTTCTCATGTTTGTTTTTAA